Part of the Mycolicibacterium mageritense genome is shown below.
ACCAGGTTCGGATCCAGACCGTGCACTCGCAGCATGTGCTTGCGCCAGATCTTGTTCAGCGCATGCGAGAAGTAGATGAACGGGATGAGGATCGGGATCGTCATGCTCAGCCGCACGTCCCATGACGTGGGGACGAACAGGAACGGCGCCAGGATCAGCACGGCAGGCACCAGAACCCGCAGCATCATGCGGCGGGTGGCGCCCTTGCCGGTCAGATCCTCGCGGACCCAGTCGAGCATCGAATCCGGCAGCCGTCGGCCCAGGCAGTAGCCGACCAGCTGGAACGGGTTGGGTTTGCTGCGTCCGGTGGTGGCCATCGGGCTCTACAGCTTCGCTCGGACGGACGGGACCACGACGCCGACCAGGCCCCGCACGGTCGCCTTGAACATGTCGAAGAAGTCGAAGTAGTCCCGCCACAGGGTGATTCGGCCGTCGTGCACCTCGAACACCCCGCACACCCAGAACTGCAGCCGCAACGGGCCAACGGTCAGCGCGTCGGTCCGTTCCGTCAGCACCGAGGCGCCGTCGGCGGCGATCCGGTGAATCTTCACCTCGAAGCCCATCCGGCCCTCCATCGACCGGAACAGCTTCATCGCGCGATTGCGGCCGTAGATGGTCGGCAGCCCGACGTTCTGGTACACGAGGCTCTGTGCCAGCGAGTTCTCGGCGATCTGGAAATCCTGGTCCTGCAGTGCGCCGAGGAAGCTCTCGACCGTGCCGGTCGGGCTCTGCACCGCCGCCGATATTTGGTCAGCCATGCCCGAAGCCTAATGCGCAACAGGTGTGGCAGGGTAAGCCGGTGCGCGTAGCTGTGGTCGCAGGCCCCGATCCCGGACATGCTTTCCCGGCCATCGCGCTGTGCCTGAAACTCCTCGCGGCAGGTGATGCCCCGACCCTGTTCACCGGGGTCGAATGGCTCGACACCGCGCGGGACGCGGGGATCGACGCAGAAGAACTGGCGGGGCTGGATCCCACCGACGACGATGACGACGCCGACGCCGGGGAGAAGATTCACCGGCGCGCGGCGCGCATGGCCGTCCTCAATACCCCGCGGTTCGCCGAATTGGGTCTTGACCTGGTGGTTTCCGACGTCATCACGGCGTGCGGCGGGTTGGCCGCCGAGCTGCTCGGGCTGCCCTGGATCGAACTCGACCCGCACCCGCTCTACCTGCCGTCCAAGGGGTTGCCGCCGATCGGCAGCGGACTGGCACCGGGAGTCGGGCTCCGAGGCCGGCTGCGCGACACCGTGATGCGGGCGCTGACCGCGCGGTCGTGGCAGGAGGGCCTGCGCCAACGTGGCGCGGCGCGGGTGTCGATCGGGCTGCCCGCGGCCGACCCGGGACCGGTGCGCCGGTTGATCGCGACGCTGCCCGCACTGGAGGTGCCGCGCCCGGACTGGCCGGCCGAGGCCGTCTTGGTGGGACCGCTGCATTTCGAGCCGACCGCGGCGACGCTGGCGATTCCGCCCGGAACCGGGCCGGTCGTGATGGTGGCTCCGTCCACGGCCACCACCGGGACACAGGGCATGGCCGAATTGGTGCTCGACACGTTGCGTCCGGGCGACACGCTGCCCGAGGGGACACGCGTGGTCGTCTCGCGGCTCGGTGGAGCCGACCTCGACGTGCCGCCCTGGGCGACCGTGGGCCTCGGGCGCCAGGACGAACTGCTCGCGCATGCCGATCTGGCGATCTGTGGCGGCGGCCACGGAATGGTGGCCAAGGCGCTGCTCGCCGGTGTGCCCATGGTCGTCGTGCCCGGCGGGGGAGACCAGTGGGAGATCGCCAATCGTGTTGTACGCCAGGGCAGTGCGCGGTTGGTACGGCCCCTGACCGCGGATTCGTTGGCCGCCGCCGTCGGCACGGTGCTCGGTTCGCCGGGCTACCGCGAGGCCGCGCGGCGCGCCGGAGCGTCGGCCGCGGAGGTCGCGGATCCGGTACAGGTGTGCCACGACGCGCTCACCCTGGCTGGGTAGGTTGGTGGGCGTGCGGTTGACGGAATTCCACGAACTCCTGGACGGTCAGTTCGGCGCGATGCGGGGACGCTCGCTGCTCGTCGACCACGTGCTGACCGCTCTCGGCGGCCGGACCGGCGCCCAGGCCATCGAGGACGGCGTCGATCCGCGCGACGTGTGGCGGGCGTTGTGCGCGGACTTCGATGTCCCGCGCGATCAATGGTGACGCGCATCTTTTAGTGGATCGCTTCTAGGGGTATACCGGAGTTATGCGCCTGGGTGAGCACCCGCAACGGACACCGTTCTACGGTGTGCTGCTGGTCATCGGCGCTGTTCTGCTGTGCTGGCTGGTCGCCTCGACCTTGGGTGGCTGGCACGCGGCTGTCGGGTACTTCGTGGCGATCGGCGTCGGGGCGTTCGGGTTCGTCATGACGCTGCGGGATCTGGACGACTTCCCGCATTGGCGTAAGTGAGCGCGGCAGCTCTCACCGGGTATTTCCCCATCACCCGCGCCGTCTGCGGCGTGTCTCCTTGAATCGAACAGGTGTTCGTCTAGGCTGGGCAATGTTCGACGGCTAGATGCTGGTCAAGGCGACTTGTCGGTGGCTGCCTCTAGCGTCACGGCCAACTGATCGAAAACCGATCACCGAACATCACGAGGACGGAGACACTCATGGCGCCCCAGGCCCCCGATCGCGAAAAAGCCCTCGAGCTGGCGATGGCCCAGATCGACAAGAACTTCGGCAAAGGCTCGGTGATGCGCCTCGGCGAGGAAGTGCGTCAGCCGATCTCGGTCATTCCCACCGGATCCATCTCGCTCGACGTCGCACTCGGCATCGGCGGTCTGCCCCGCGGTCGTGTCGTCGAGATCTACGGCCCGGAATCCTCGGGTAAGACCACCGTCGCGCTGCACGCGGTGGCCAACGCCCAGGCCGCCGGCGGCATCGCGGCATTCATCGACGCCGAGCACGCGCTGGATCCCGAATACGCCAAGAAGCTCGGCGTGGACACCGATTCCCTGCTGGTGAGCCAGCCGGACACCGGTGAGCAGGCGCTGGAGATCGCCGACATGCTGGTGCGCTCGGGTGCCCTCGACATCCTGGTGATCGACTCGGTGGCCGCTCTGGTGCCGCGCGCCGAGATCGAGGGTGAGATGGGTGACAGCCACGTGGGTCTGCAGGCCCGTCTGATGAGCCAGGCGCTGCGGAAGATGACCGGTGCGCTGAACAACTCGGGCACCACCGCGATCTTCATCAACCAGCTCCGCGAGAAGATCGGTGTGATGTTCGGCTCACCCGAAACCACCACGGGTGGTAAGGCTTTGAAGTTCTACGCCTCGGTCCGCCTGGATGTCCGCCGCATCGAGACCCTCAAGGACGGTACCGACGCGGTCGGTAACCGCACCCGGGTCAAGGTCGTCAAGAACAAGGTTTCGCCGCCGTTCAAGCAGGCCGAGTTCGACATCCTCTACGGCCAGGGCATCAGCCGTGAGGGGTCGCTCATCGACATGGGTGTCGAGCACGGCTTCATCCGCAAGTCCGGATCCTGGTTCACCTACGAAGGTGAGCAGCTGGGTCAGGGCAAGGAGAACGCCCGTAAGTTCCTGCTGGAGAACGTCGATGTGGCCAACGAGATCGAGAAGAAGATCAAGGAGAAGCTCGGCATCGGTGCCGACGTGACCGCCGCGGCTGATGAAGCACTCCCGGCCCCAGTTGACTTCTGAGCCGGCTGACCAGCGCGGGGAGCAGGCGCAGGATCCTCGTAAACGCGAGGAACAGGCACGCGACGTGTGCCTGCGCCTGCTCACCGTGCGGGCACGGACCAGGGCCGAGCTGGAGGGCCAGCTGGCCAAGCGCGGCTATCCCGACGACGTCGGCGCGACAGTGCTCGATCGGCTGGCGCAGGTCGGGCTCATCGACGATGAGGACTTCGCCGAACAGTGGGTGCGCAGCCGTCACGCCAACGCGGGAAAGGGCAAGCGCGCCTTGGCCGTCGAGTTGCGCAAGAAGGGCGTCGACAACGACGTGATCGATGCGGCGCTCGCCGACCTGGATCCGGCTGCCGAACGGCAGCGTGCCGAGCAGTTGGTCCGCGACAAGCTGCGCCGTGAACGCCTCGCCGACGACGACGACCTCAAGGTGAGGCGCAGGCTGGTCGGCATGCTCGCCCGCCGCGGCTACAGCCAGTCGATGGCCTTCGACGTCGTCAGTGTCGAGTTGGCCAGCGAACGGGAGCGCCGCCGAGTCTGAGACCGGGCGGCCGGTCCCCGTCCGGTGGCGTCAGATCGAGCCGCCGGCACCCGCGCCGAACGATCCCTGGGTGATCGGCTGGATGTGCATGGGCTCGGGGCCGCGCCTGGCCCGGCGCATGCGTCCTTCCAGCCAGATGGCGAATCGGGACAGCG
Proteins encoded:
- a CDS encoding DUF3046 domain-containing protein encodes the protein MRLTEFHELLDGQFGAMRGRSLLVDHVLTALGGRTGAQAIEDGVDPRDVWRALCADFDVPRDQW
- a CDS encoding limonene-1,2-epoxide hydrolase family protein, with amino-acid sequence MADQISAAVQSPTGTVESFLGALQDQDFQIAENSLAQSLVYQNVGLPTIYGRNRAMKLFRSMEGRMGFEVKIHRIAADGASVLTERTDALTVGPLRLQFWVCGVFEVHDGRITLWRDYFDFFDMFKATVRGLVGVVVPSVRAKL
- a CDS encoding DUF5313 domain-containing protein, translating into MATTGRSKPNPFQLVGYCLGRRLPDSMLDWVREDLTGKGATRRMMLRVLVPAVLILAPFLFVPTSWDVRLSMTIPILIPFIYFSHALNKIWRKHMLRVHGLDPNLVDKLKREKDAHIHQAYIEKYGPRSGPPSSSAV
- the recX gene encoding recombination regulator RecX, which produces MKHSRPQLTSEPADQRGEQAQDPRKREEQARDVCLRLLTVRARTRAELEGQLAKRGYPDDVGATVLDRLAQVGLIDDEDFAEQWVRSRHANAGKGKRALAVELRKKGVDNDVIDAALADLDPAAERQRAEQLVRDKLRRERLADDDDLKVRRRLVGMLARRGYSQSMAFDVVSVELASERERRRV
- the recA gene encoding recombinase RecA, which translates into the protein MAPQAPDREKALELAMAQIDKNFGKGSVMRLGEEVRQPISVIPTGSISLDVALGIGGLPRGRVVEIYGPESSGKTTVALHAVANAQAAGGIAAFIDAEHALDPEYAKKLGVDTDSLLVSQPDTGEQALEIADMLVRSGALDILVIDSVAALVPRAEIEGEMGDSHVGLQARLMSQALRKMTGALNNSGTTAIFINQLREKIGVMFGSPETTTGGKALKFYASVRLDVRRIETLKDGTDAVGNRTRVKVVKNKVSPPFKQAEFDILYGQGISREGSLIDMGVEHGFIRKSGSWFTYEGEQLGQGKENARKFLLENVDVANEIEKKIKEKLGIGADVTAAADEALPAPVDF
- a CDS encoding glycosyltransferase, whose amino-acid sequence is MRVAVVAGPDPGHAFPAIALCLKLLAAGDAPTLFTGVEWLDTARDAGIDAEELAGLDPTDDDDDADAGEKIHRRAARMAVLNTPRFAELGLDLVVSDVITACGGLAAELLGLPWIELDPHPLYLPSKGLPPIGSGLAPGVGLRGRLRDTVMRALTARSWQEGLRQRGAARVSIGLPAADPGPVRRLIATLPALEVPRPDWPAEAVLVGPLHFEPTAATLAIPPGTGPVVMVAPSTATTGTQGMAELVLDTLRPGDTLPEGTRVVVSRLGGADLDVPPWATVGLGRQDELLAHADLAICGGGHGMVAKALLAGVPMVVVPGGGDQWEIANRVVRQGSARLVRPLTADSLAAAVGTVLGSPGYREAARRAGASAAEVADPVQVCHDALTLAG